One Hordeum vulgare subsp. vulgare chromosome 4H, MorexV3_pseudomolecules_assembly, whole genome shotgun sequence DNA window includes the following coding sequences:
- the LOC123447275 gene encoding probable inorganic phosphate transporter 1-7 encodes MAGDQVHVLAALDGAKTQWYHFTAIVVAGMGFFTDAYDLFCISLVTKLIGRIYYTVPGSPSPGSLPPTVSAVVNGVAFVGTLSGQLFFGWLGDKVGRKSVYGMTLMLMIICSVASGLSFGRTPTSVMATLCFFRFWLGFGIGGDYPLSATIMSEYANKRTRGAFIAAVFAMQGFGILAGGGVAIGITALFRALFPAPPYAADPVASTPDQADYVWRIVLMLGALPAALTFYWRMKMPETPRYTALIAKNAERAAADMSKVLNVEITKEQAGDLETAISIKSHTSPSFGLFSREFMRRHGLHLLGTASTWLLLDIAYYSQNLFQKDIFSAIGWIPPAPTMSALDELYHIARAQILIALCGTVPGYWFTVAFIDSVGRFKIQLMGFFMMTAFMLGLAGPYDYWTGQGHQVGFVVMYALTFFFANFGPNATTFIVPAEIYPARFRATCHGISAASGKVGAIIGSFGFLYLAQSPDPAKTAHGYHPGIGVRYSLFVLALCSLLGFMLTFLVPEPKGKSLEEMSRETEPDHC; translated from the coding sequence ATGGCGGGCGACCAGGTACACGTGCTCGCGGCGCTGGACGGGGCCAAGACGCAGTGGTACCACTTCACGGCCATCGTCGTCGCCGGCATGGGCTTCTTCACCGACGCCTACGACCTCTTCTGTATCTCCCTCGTCACCAAGCTCATCGGCCGCATCTACTACACCGTCCCGGGCTCTCCCAGCCCAGGCAGCCTCCCGCCGACCGTCTCCGCGGTCGTCAACGGCGTGGCGTTCGTCGGCACGCTCTCAGGCCAGCTCTTCTTCGGCTGGCTCGGCGACAAGGTCGGCCGGAAGAGCGTGTACGGCATGACGCTGATGCTGATGATCATCTGCTCCGTCGCGTCGGGGCTCTCGTTCGGCCGCACGCCCACCAGCGTCATGGCCACGCTCTGCTTCTTCAGGTTCTGGCTGGGCTTCGGGATCGGCGGCGACTACCCGCTCTCCGCCACCATCATGTCCGAGTACGCCAACAAGCGGACGCGCGGGGCGTTCATCGCCGCCGTCTTCGCGATGCAGGGGTTCGGCATCCTCGCCGGCGGCGGCGTGGCGATCGGGATCACGGCGCTGTTCAGGGCCCTCTTCCCGGCGCCGCCGTACGCGGCGGACCCggtggcatccaccccggaccagGCGGACTATGTGTGGCGCATCGTGCTCATGCTCGGCGCGCTCCCCGCCGCGCTCACCTTCTACTGgcggatgaagatgccggagacgCCGCGGTACACGGCGCTCATCGCCAAGAACGCCGAGCGCGCCGCGGCCGACATGTCCAAGGTGCTCAACGTGGAGATCACCAAGGAGCAGGCCGGCGACCTGGAGACCGCGATCTCCATCAAGTCCCACACGTCGCCGTCGTTCGGCCTCTTCTCCAGGGAGTTCATGCGGCGTCACGGGCTCCATCTCTTGGGAACGGCGTCGACCTGGCTCCTCCTGGACATCGCCTACTACTCGCAGAACCTGTTCCAGAAGGACATCTTCAGCGCCATCGGGTGGATCCCTCCGGCGCCGACGATGAGCGCGCTGGATGAGCTCTACCACATCGCGCGCGCCCAGATCCTGATCGCGCTGTGCGGCACCGTGCCGGGCTACTGGTTCACCGTCGCCTTCATCGACTCCGTCGGCCGCTTCAAGATCCAGCTCATGGGTTTCTTCATGATGACGGCATTCATGCTCGGCCTCGCCGGGCCGTACGACTACTGGACGGGCCAGGGCCACCAGGTCGGGTTCGTCGTCATGTACGCGCTGACCTTCTTCTTCGCCAACTTCGGGCCCAACGCGACCACCTTCATCGTCCCCGCCGAGATCTACCCGGCCAGGTTCCGCGCGACGTGCCACGGGATATCGGCCGCGTCGGGGAAGGTGGGCGCCATCATCGGCTCCTTCGGGTTCTTGTACCTGGCCCAAAGCCCCGACCCGGCCAAGACAGCCCATGGATACCACCCCGGCATCGGCGTGCGCTACTCCCTCTTCGTGCTCGCCTTGTGTAGCTTGCTGGGGTTCATGCTCACGTTCCTCGTTCCCGAGCCCAAGGGCAAGTCGCTGGAGGAGATGTCGCGCGAGACCGAGCCCGATCATTGCTAA